In Desulforhopalus sp., a single window of DNA contains:
- a CDS encoding PEP/pyruvate-binding domain-containing protein, giving the protein MASHASISTGWESLDRIIDHLRPGDNVVWQVDAIDDYQRLVKDFVNCALTNNKRVVYLRFARHLPMLEDRRDKVTVYQLSEAQGFESFSSQVHSIITQEGRDVAYVFDSLSDLLHVWATDLMIGDFFSITCPYLYELNTIAYFAILRDRHSFKVIARIREITQVLIDVYNYKGRICIHPIKVQHRYSPTMFFPHIKRKDNLDPVINSVDASELFSHLFRHKAGIAHRHLDYWDHLFIQAGALNASEAPDEEKQDMVEQLSRLLLTRNKELLSLIREHLTLDDLLRIKVRLIGTGFIGGKSVGMLLARKILAGDSGHDWNDVLEQHDSFYIGSDIFYSYIVQNGWWKLFMAHKTREGYFERGAELRQRLLTGVFPDEINEQFKLMLEYFGQSPIIVRSSSLLEDAFGSAFAGKYESCFCVNQGPPEKRYEIFETTVRHIFASIMNEDALAYRLQRGLDQLDEQMALLVQRVSGAYQKDCFFPEMAGVGLSHNPFVWKKGMDPQAGMVRLVYGLGTRAVDRVENDYPRIIALDDPLVKPLSDMKDIRRFSQHYVDVLNLKENRIESVTFEAMLEQSVSANIDLLTVRDTEALQAQRDMGLPERDQRILTFDPFLTTTPFIEIMRSLLYRLKQVYRHPVDIEFTVNFNQVGEIQLNLLQCRPFQTIGMSAGSPLPDAIPTADVFVRMDGRFIGGNIIQPIALIIFVDPEQYIQLSLSEKYSVARLIGKLNRSIVDREGNPTLLLGPGRWGTQTPAMGVPVHFSEINHITAMAEISYRHGSLIPDLSFGTHFFHDLIETKIFYMAIYPEQADVHFNSPWLLSLPNRLAAISPADGYLAPVVKVAEVRETGLIIHSDVESQQVLCYLKSEKTSDSS; this is encoded by the coding sequence ATGGCCTCTCATGCATCGATCAGCACAGGCTGGGAAAGCCTGGACCGGATTATCGACCATCTGCGCCCCGGAGACAACGTCGTCTGGCAGGTGGATGCAATAGACGATTATCAGCGTTTGGTAAAAGACTTTGTCAACTGCGCCCTGACGAACAATAAGCGGGTGGTCTATCTCCGTTTCGCCCGCCATTTGCCCATGCTGGAGGATCGTCGCGACAAAGTAACGGTCTACCAGCTTAGCGAGGCCCAAGGCTTCGAATCATTTTCCTCGCAAGTCCATAGTATCATTACGCAAGAGGGCAGAGACGTCGCCTATGTCTTTGATTCCCTGTCCGATCTGCTGCATGTGTGGGCCACGGATCTGATGATCGGCGATTTTTTTTCCATCACTTGCCCCTATCTCTATGAACTGAATACCATCGCCTATTTCGCCATCCTTCGCGACCGCCACTCCTTCAAGGTAATTGCCCGGATCAGGGAGATCACCCAGGTGCTCATTGATGTTTACAACTACAAGGGGCGAATCTGCATACATCCGATAAAAGTCCAGCATCGCTATTCACCTACCATGTTTTTCCCGCATATCAAGCGGAAGGACAATCTTGATCCGGTGATCAACAGTGTCGATGCCTCCGAATTGTTCAGCCATCTCTTCCGTCACAAGGCCGGTATTGCTCATCGCCATCTCGATTATTGGGACCACCTCTTCATCCAAGCTGGAGCCCTCAACGCCTCGGAGGCGCCGGATGAGGAAAAGCAGGACATGGTGGAACAGCTTAGCCGCCTGTTGCTCACCAGAAACAAGGAGCTGCTGTCGCTGATCAGGGAGCATCTGACCCTGGATGATCTGCTGCGGATCAAGGTGCGCCTGATCGGTACCGGATTCATCGGCGGTAAATCGGTGGGAATGCTGTTGGCGCGCAAAATCCTCGCCGGCGACTCCGGCCACGACTGGAACGATGTCCTGGAACAACATGATTCCTTCTATATCGGTTCCGACATATTTTACAGCTACATCGTCCAAAACGGCTGGTGGAAGCTTTTCATGGCCCATAAGACGCGGGAAGGTTATTTCGAACGTGGGGCAGAGCTGCGTCAACGCCTGTTGACCGGAGTCTTTCCCGACGAGATCAATGAACAATTTAAGCTGATGCTCGAGTATTTCGGCCAGTCGCCGATTATCGTCCGCTCCTCCAGCCTGCTTGAAGACGCATTCGGAAGCGCCTTCGCCGGCAAATATGAAAGCTGTTTTTGTGTCAACCAGGGCCCACCGGAAAAGCGCTACGAAATCTTCGAGACAACGGTTCGCCATATTTTCGCAAGTATCATGAATGAGGATGCCCTTGCCTACCGCCTCCAGCGGGGCCTCGATCAGCTGGACGAGCAGATGGCCCTGCTCGTCCAGCGGGTATCGGGAGCCTATCAAAAAGATTGTTTCTTCCCGGAGATGGCCGGAGTTGGACTGTCGCACAATCCGTTCGTCTGGAAAAAAGGCATGGACCCGCAGGCGGGTATGGTACGTCTAGTCTATGGTTTAGGTACACGGGCGGTCGACCGGGTGGAAAACGATTATCCGAGGATCATTGCTCTCGATGACCCGTTAGTCAAGCCGCTGTCCGACATGAAGGATATTCGAAGATTTTCCCAACACTATGTCGACGTCTTGAATCTCAAGGAAAACCGCATTGAAAGCGTTACCTTTGAGGCAATGTTGGAACAAAGTGTCTCGGCAAATATTGATCTGCTGACTGTTCGTGACACGGAGGCCTTGCAGGCTCAACGGGACATGGGATTGCCGGAAAGAGACCAGCGGATTCTGACATTTGATCCGTTCCTGACGACAACCCCGTTCATTGAGATCATGCGTTCGCTCCTTTATCGTTTGAAACAGGTCTACCGCCATCCAGTGGATATTGAATTTACCGTCAACTTTAATCAGGTCGGAGAGATCCAGCTCAACCTACTGCAGTGCCGCCCGTTTCAGACCATCGGCATGAGTGCCGGAAGTCCCCTGCCTGATGCGATTCCCACCGCGGACGTTTTTGTTCGCATGGACGGCCGGTTCATCGGCGGCAATATCATCCAGCCGATCGCGCTGATCATTTTCGTCGATCCGGAACAGTACATTCAGCTTTCACTTTCGGAGAAATACAGCGTTGCCCGCCTGATCGGCAAGCTGAACCGGAGCATTGTTGATCGGGAAGGAAACCCAACCTTGCTGCTCGGCCCTGGCCGGTGGGGAACACAAACCCCGGCGATGGGGGTGCCCGTCCATTTTTCAGAGATCAACCACATCACGGCGATGGCGGAAATCAGCTACCGGCATGGCAGTCTGATCCCGGATCTATCGTTCGGCACCCATTTTTTCCATGATCTCATCGAAACCAAGATCTTTTATATGGCCATTTATCCGGAACAAGCGGATGTACATTTCAACAGCCCCTGGTTGCTGTCTCTGCCCAACCGGCTGGCGGCCATCAGTCCGGCGGATGGATACCTGGCCCCTGTGGTCAAGGTGGCCGAGGTTCGTGAGACTGGATTGATCATACATTCGGACGTCGAATCCCAGCAGGTGTTATGTTATCTCAAATCGGAAAAAACCAGCGATAGCAGCTGA
- a CDS encoding diguanylate cyclase, with translation MQSKSIMVVDDSSTIRKIIQRELSGADYEVILAKNGKEALTMLDWVDPLPDLLSLDIDMPHMNGLELCAKIRAGANSDDEKKKRIAALPIIFVSANDNIENREKGYELEVIDFISKPFIPGKMLSTVNNILNAAEQFTGMSALIVEDSPFISRIVRNILSRHGLKNIFEVSDGAQALELVKKEKFAIDLIITDYIMPGISGVELCRTLRSIEAFEQVPIFFISSITEKKVILNIFKAGASDYLPKPFIEEELRSRIVTHLRNRKYTKELELLNLKFQYQAEHDALTGVYNRGFFQSQLATRFAHCQYSGEHLGCILIDLDYFKKVNDKYGHAYGDLVLKEFSKILMNTERTSDVVARYGGEEFVILLQGCDLKDSTFIAEKLRSSAESLIYNDGTTELQVTVSIGVSSLQDNKPVNADKLVSMADTALYKAKETGRNRVEVFK, from the coding sequence ATGCAAAGCAAATCAATCATGGTTGTTGATGATTCATCAACCATCAGGAAAATCATCCAACGGGAACTATCCGGCGCAGATTATGAAGTCATTCTGGCAAAAAATGGCAAGGAAGCCCTGACGATGCTTGACTGGGTGGACCCGCTTCCGGATCTCCTGTCACTCGATATCGATATGCCGCATATGAATGGCCTTGAACTCTGCGCAAAAATCCGGGCAGGTGCCAATTCAGATGATGAAAAAAAGAAACGCATAGCCGCATTACCGATAATCTTCGTTTCCGCAAATGACAATATAGAAAACAGAGAAAAAGGTTACGAACTTGAAGTTATTGATTTCATCAGCAAACCATTTATTCCCGGCAAGATGTTAAGCACCGTCAATAACATCCTCAATGCCGCCGAACAGTTTACCGGCATGTCGGCACTGATCGTCGAGGACTCGCCATTTATCAGCCGCATTGTCCGCAACATTCTCTCCAGACATGGCTTAAAAAACATCTTCGAGGTTTCCGATGGTGCACAAGCGCTGGAATTGGTCAAAAAAGAGAAATTCGCCATTGACCTCATCATCACCGATTACATCATGCCGGGAATAAGCGGCGTAGAATTATGCAGGACCCTGAGGAGCATTGAGGCCTTTGAGCAGGTTCCAATATTTTTTATCAGTTCCATTACCGAGAAGAAAGTCATCCTCAACATTTTCAAGGCTGGGGCCAGTGATTACCTGCCAAAACCCTTTATTGAAGAAGAGCTCCGGTCGCGGATAGTAACCCACCTCAGAAACCGTAAGTACACTAAAGAATTAGAACTTCTTAACCTGAAATTTCAATATCAAGCTGAGCATGATGCCCTGACCGGCGTGTACAATAGAGGCTTTTTTCAATCGCAGCTTGCCACCCGCTTCGCCCATTGCCAATATTCCGGTGAACATCTTGGCTGTATCCTCATCGACCTTGATTATTTCAAGAAAGTTAATGACAAATACGGTCATGCTTATGGTGATTTGGTTCTTAAAGAGTTTTCGAAAATCTTAATGAACACCGAAAGGACCTCCGATGTTGTCGCAAGATATGGAGGGGAGGAATTCGTTATACTGCTTCAGGGTTGCGATTTGAAAGACAGCACATTCATTGCCGAAAAATTACGGAGTTCCGCTGAGAGCCTCATTTACAACGATGGAACCACCGAACTCCAGGTAACGGTAAGTATCGGGGTATCTTCTCTGCAAGATAACAAACCGGTCAATGCTGATAAACTCGTTTCAATGGCTGATACTGCTCTCTACAAAGCGAAAGAAACCGGCAGAAACAGGGTCGAAGTGTTCAAGTAA
- a CDS encoding cache domain-containing protein has product MIQVEKDKIRTLFYFGSVSSILLIAITLGLVFTESLNKEYQIKVEQLSTGIINEKKRFLSDAVNRTIFLIDSERKLAQSAHESSTLSQQQIDEIAIQRISTHIRNLRLIDDGYIWVNRIVDYQGGDKYAIRQIHPNMPETEGSWLSTKTTDIKGNHPYETELNGIKSKGELYFDYYFKKLGSDTIAHKMTFAKLYEPFNWVVATGVYLDDIDQLVAAESSKMRTTFKRQIIITSIVVGIALLLSVAILVTFEKLIRKMIQSHEQKIETYTRSLIEENRKTEEALANVRQLKGMLPICANCKKIRDDKGYWNQVEVYIQEHSDASFSHGICPECVKVLYGKEEWYLDAEKDQEHR; this is encoded by the coding sequence ATGATTCAAGTGGAAAAAGACAAGATTCGAACGCTTTTTTATTTCGGCTCGGTATCATCGATTTTATTGATTGCCATTACCCTAGGCCTTGTTTTTACAGAAAGTTTAAACAAAGAGTACCAAATCAAGGTTGAGCAACTCTCCACCGGAATCATTAATGAAAAAAAGCGCTTTCTGAGTGACGCGGTAAACCGGACGATCTTTCTCATCGACTCCGAGAGAAAGCTTGCTCAAAGTGCTCATGAGTCCAGCACCCTCTCTCAACAACAAATTGACGAGATAGCCATACAGCGCATCAGCACCCACATTCGCAACTTACGCCTCATTGACGATGGCTATATTTGGGTCAACCGTATTGTCGATTATCAGGGAGGCGACAAATACGCCATCAGACAAATCCATCCCAACATGCCGGAAACGGAAGGGTCCTGGCTTTCCACCAAGACCACCGATATCAAGGGAAATCATCCCTATGAGACCGAATTAAATGGGATAAAGAGCAAAGGGGAACTGTATTTCGACTATTATTTCAAGAAGCTCGGTTCCGATACAATCGCCCACAAGATGACGTTTGCCAAACTCTATGAGCCTTTCAACTGGGTTGTGGCCACTGGTGTGTACCTTGATGACATTGACCAGCTGGTGGCAGCTGAAAGCAGCAAGATGCGCACAACCTTCAAAAGGCAAATCATTATTACAAGTATCGTTGTTGGCATTGCCTTGCTGCTCTCTGTTGCCATCCTGGTAACTTTTGAGAAACTGATCCGTAAAATGATTCAATCCCATGAACAAAAGATTGAAACATATACCCGAAGTTTAATTGAAGAGAACCGGAAAACCGAAGAAGCCCTTGCAAACGTCAGACAACTCAAGGGAATGCTGCCGATCTGTGCCAACTGCAAGAAAATCCGTGACGATAAAGGCTATTGGAACCAGGTTGAAGTCTATATACAGGAACATTCCGATGCGTCATTCAGCCACGGCATCTGCCCGGAATGCGTCAAGGTTTTATATGGGAAAGAAGAATGGTACCTCGATGCCGAAAAGGATCAAGAGCACCGGTGA
- a CDS encoding DUF6172 family protein has protein sequence MKKTFTLTDPKIRKDRLVEAVRHDIKKYIKRERNKKLPEGVDFWDFDCRFGQTEEEAKEIHLSEITKSIDKIVELQLDSFYLEILAKPGHRTKKPKETP, from the coding sequence ATGAAAAAAACCTTCACATTAACCGACCCAAAAATCAGAAAAGACAGACTTGTCGAGGCAGTTCGGCATGATATCAAAAAATATATAAAGAGAGAGCGGAACAAGAAACTGCCGGAAGGAGTGGACTTTTGGGATTTCGACTGCAGATTTGGTCAGACAGAGGAGGAGGCAAAGGAGATCCATCTGTCTGAAATCACCAAGTCAATTGATAAGATCGTGGAGCTGCAGTTAGACTCTTTTTATCTGGAGATTCTCGCCAAACCTGGGCATAGAACAAAAAAGCCCAAGGAGACTCCTTGA
- a CDS encoding pirin family protein: MRTIRSISGTTTSVPTLEGAGVHLRRAFGFHSPQLTDPFLLLDDFRSDVPSHYLKGFPWHPHRGIETITYMLKGEAEHGDSLGNRGVIAGGDVQWMTAGGGIIHQEMPRGDANGAMHGFQLWLNLPASEKMCPPRYRGITAGEIPEVQLPSGARIKIICGRVGDTRGPVTDISTDPEYLDITLPAGGSINHPTRPGYTAMAYVIDGFGRFAPDAASECGNTTLVTFSDGEEIVVTAGNHGLRFLFIAGKPLREPIAWQGPIVMNTAEELLQAFQEYRNGTFLKASAGG, translated from the coding sequence ATGCGTACGATACGATCGATAAGCGGCACCACCACCAGTGTCCCCACCCTTGAAGGCGCGGGCGTCCACCTGCGAAGGGCCTTCGGTTTCCACAGCCCCCAGCTTACCGACCCTTTTCTCCTCCTTGACGACTTTCGCTCCGATGTCCCGAGCCACTATCTCAAAGGCTTTCCCTGGCATCCCCACCGCGGCATCGAGACCATCACCTATATGCTGAAGGGCGAGGCCGAGCACGGCGACAGCCTTGGTAATCGCGGAGTCATCGCCGGTGGCGACGTGCAGTGGATGACCGCCGGCGGCGGTATTATCCACCAGGAGATGCCCCGGGGCGACGCCAACGGGGCGATGCACGGCTTTCAGCTGTGGCTGAATCTCCCGGCCAGCGAAAAGATGTGCCCGCCCCGCTACCGCGGTATCACCGCCGGGGAGATTCCCGAGGTGCAGCTACCATCGGGGGCAAGGATCAAGATCATCTGCGGCCGGGTCGGCGACACCCGCGGACCGGTCACCGATATCAGCACCGACCCCGAGTATCTCGACATCACCCTGCCCGCCGGCGGTAGCATCAACCATCCAACCCGCCCTGGCTATACCGCCATGGCCTACGTCATCGACGGCTTTGGCCGCTTCGCCCCGGATGCGGCAAGCGAGTGCGGCAACACCACCCTGGTCACCTTCTCCGACGGCGAGGAAATCGTCGTCACTGCCGGCAACCACGGTCTGCGCTTCCTCTTTATCGCCGGTAAACCCCTGCGCGAGCCCATCGCCTGGCAGGGACCAATCGTCATGAATACCGCGGAAGAACTCCTGCAGGCCTTCCAGGAATACCGCAACGGCACCTTTCTCAAGGCCTCTGCCGGCGGCTAA
- a CDS encoding aminotransferase class I/II-fold pyridoxal phosphate-dependent enzyme, which produces MTDNQLDKALQAELAILQADGRAKPPERIIAAYHPPAGEFGPRYSLRGEKGRFLRMNSNSYLSLSHHPLLIARADNATHACGVGPGAVRFIDGTYSYHVALEERVARFVDKAAAKIFNSAYTANCGLALTLSNRTTYWIGDQLNHNSIIRAMRIAGVPGSNKSIYEHNDMADLERCLDMVPPEATRVVVIFDGIFSMRGDYAPINEICAITDRYCHKFPDGVVTVVDDSHGIGAYGATGRGTPEFCGRTPAIIIGTFGKAFGVNGGFIAGSETLAEAVRQKADTYIYTNPLSVADCAAATAALDVCDGAEGQKRLENLRQRTQQFRAGLERLGFESIPGPHPVVPMLIRNTLRTHDLVKRLFEAGILVVGLTFPVVPRGNETIRFQINAAHTEADIAMVLEVLTQRR; this is translated from the coding sequence ATGACCGACAACCAGCTTGACAAGGCATTACAGGCGGAACTGGCAATATTGCAGGCGGACGGACGGGCCAAGCCACCGGAGCGGATCATCGCCGCCTATCACCCACCAGCAGGCGAGTTCGGGCCACGCTATTCCCTGCGGGGCGAGAAGGGGCGCTTTCTCCGCATGAATTCCAACTCCTACCTTTCCCTTTCCCACCACCCGCTGCTTATTGCCAGGGCTGACAACGCCACCCACGCCTGCGGCGTCGGCCCCGGGGCGGTGCGCTTCATCGACGGCACCTACAGCTATCATGTCGCCCTGGAAGAGCGTGTCGCCCGCTTTGTCGACAAGGCGGCGGCGAAGATCTTCAACTCGGCCTACACCGCCAACTGCGGCCTGGCTTTAACCCTTAGCAACAGGACCACCTATTGGATCGGCGACCAGCTCAACCACAACTCGATCATCCGGGCGATGCGCATCGCCGGGGTGCCCGGCAGCAACAAAAGTATCTACGAACACAACGATATGGCCGACCTGGAGCGCTGCCTCGACATGGTGCCGCCGGAGGCAACCAGGGTTGTGGTGATCTTTGACGGCATCTTCAGCATGCGCGGCGACTACGCCCCTATCAACGAAATCTGCGCCATCACCGATCGCTACTGCCATAAATTCCCGGACGGAGTCGTCACCGTTGTCGACGATTCCCACGGCATCGGCGCCTACGGGGCAACCGGCCGGGGGACCCCGGAATTCTGCGGCAGGACGCCGGCTATCATCATCGGCACCTTCGGCAAGGCCTTTGGGGTGAACGGCGGCTTTATCGCCGGCAGTGAGACACTTGCCGAGGCGGTGCGCCAGAAGGCCGACACCTATATCTACACCAATCCGCTGTCGGTGGCCGATTGCGCCGCGGCCACCGCGGCCCTTGATGTCTGCGACGGCGCCGAGGGACAGAAGCGGCTGGAAAACCTCCGGCAGCGCACCCAGCAATTTCGCGCGGGCCTGGAAAGACTTGGTTTTGAAAGCATCCCCGGCCCGCACCCGGTGGTGCCGATGCTAATCCGCAACACCTTGAGAACCCACGACCTGGTGAAGCGTCTGTTCGAGGCCGGCATCCTCGTCGTCGGCCTGACCTTTCCGGTGGTGCCAAGGGGCAACGAGACCATCCGCTTCCAGATCAATGCCGCCCATACCGAGGCCGACATCGCGATGGTGCTGGAGGTCCTCACCCAGAGAAGGTGA
- the tdh gene encoding L-threonine 3-dehydrogenase, with translation MQTMQALVKARKEEGLWLEEVPRPRPGSNEVVIKVLRTAICGTDVHIFNWDAWAQKTIPVPMAIGHEFVGIIDQVGDNVHDCKPGDLVSGEGHVVCGHCRNCLAGRRHLCMKTSGVGVNRPGAFAEYLAIPVTNVWFCDPAIPLDVLACFDPLGNAVHTALSFDILGEDVLITGAGPIGCMAAAIAKHGGARHVVVTDVNPYRLALAARVGATRLVDAGREDLALVQKELHMKEGFDVAMEMSGNPAALTAILDNICHGGKIAMLGIMPGATSIDWNTVIFNGLTIKGIYGREMYETWYKMTSMIQTGLDITPLITHRFHYTEFAEAFAVMRSGKSGKVILNWAEREEHDRQPA, from the coding sequence ATGCAAACGATGCAGGCGCTGGTCAAAGCAAGGAAGGAGGAGGGCCTCTGGCTGGAAGAGGTGCCGAGGCCAAGACCCGGCAGCAATGAGGTGGTGATTAAGGTTCTCCGCACCGCCATCTGCGGCACCGACGTCCATATCTTCAACTGGGACGCCTGGGCGCAGAAGACCATCCCGGTGCCGATGGCCATCGGCCATGAGTTCGTCGGCATAATCGACCAGGTCGGCGACAATGTCCACGACTGCAAACCGGGTGATCTGGTATCCGGCGAAGGGCATGTCGTCTGCGGCCACTGCCGCAATTGCCTGGCCGGTCGGCGCCACCTGTGCATGAAGACCAGCGGCGTCGGCGTCAACCGCCCTGGCGCCTTTGCCGAGTACCTGGCCATTCCGGTCACCAATGTCTGGTTTTGCGACCCGGCCATCCCCCTCGATGTCCTGGCCTGCTTCGACCCCCTCGGCAACGCCGTGCACACCGCCCTGTCCTTCGATATCCTCGGCGAAGACGTCCTCATCACCGGCGCCGGGCCGATCGGCTGCATGGCCGCGGCCATCGCCAAGCACGGCGGAGCGCGGCACGTGGTGGTCACCGATGTCAATCCCTACCGCCTGGCACTGGCTGCCCGGGTCGGGGCGACGCGCCTGGTCGATGCCGGCCGGGAAGATCTTGCCCTGGTGCAAAAGGAGCTGCACATGAAGGAGGGCTTTGACGTGGCCATGGAGATGTCCGGCAACCCCGCGGCCCTTACAGCCATTCTCGACAATATCTGCCACGGCGGCAAGATCGCCATGCTCGGCATCATGCCCGGGGCGACAAGCATCGACTGGAACACGGTGATCTTCAACGGCCTGACCATCAAGGGCATCTATGGCCGGGAGATGTACGAGACCTGGTACAAGATGACCTCGATGATCCAGACCGGCCTCGACATCACGCCGCTGATCACCCATCGCTTTCACTACACCGAGTTTGCCGAGGCCTTTGCGGTGATGCGCTCGGGCAAGTCCGGCAAGGTTATTCTCAATTGGGCAGAGAGGGAAGAGCATGACCGACAACCAGCTTGA
- a CDS encoding rhodanese-like domain-containing protein, which translates to MKPYLALCHILPLALLLIGFSWGKPTWEDIYGIIARQYPDVVSLEVDQLKAAIDRGQPPVLIDVREKEEFAVSHLAKAVNITRVEDIAYPKDTPIVAYCSVGVRSAAFAKKLGKLGFTNVRNLRGSIFTWANKDYPLWRGNLPVHAVHPYNEKWGTLLNRQFHAYQPE; encoded by the coding sequence ATGAAACCATACCTTGCCCTGTGCCACATCTTGCCACTCGCCCTCTTGCTCATCGGTTTTTCCTGGGGTAAACCGACCTGGGAAGACATCTATGGCATCATCGCCCGGCAATACCCGGACGTCGTCAGCCTTGAGGTGGACCAATTGAAGGCCGCCATCGACAGGGGACAGCCTCCGGTTCTAATCGATGTCCGGGAAAAAGAGGAATTCGCGGTCAGCCATCTGGCCAAGGCGGTCAATATCACCAGGGTGGAGGATATTGCTTACCCAAAAGACACCCCCATCGTCGCCTACTGCTCGGTTGGTGTCCGTTCCGCCGCCTTTGCCAAAAAACTCGGCAAACTGGGGTTTACCAATGTCCGCAACCTGCGCGGTTCAATCTTCACCTGGGCCAACAAGGACTATCCGCTGTGGCGAGGAAACCTGCCGGTACACGCAGTACACCCCTATAACGAAAAATGGGGCACGCTCCTCAACCGGCAGTTCCACGCGTACCAGCCGGAATAA
- the hgcB gene encoding mercury methylation ferredoxin HgcB, which translates to MKGFRYLDNTAILRLAVDKCIGCGNCRTVCPHRIFRVENGKAEILDANACMECGACAKNCPTAAIYVNPDDGCGCAAYIINNWIARLRGKAPSSCGC; encoded by the coding sequence GTGAAAGGATTTAGATACTTAGACAACACCGCTATCCTCCGCTTGGCAGTCGACAAATGCATCGGCTGCGGTAATTGCCGGACCGTCTGCCCGCACCGCATCTTCCGGGTAGAAAACGGCAAGGCGGAGATTCTCGACGCTAACGCCTGCATGGAATGCGGCGCCTGCGCAAAAAACTGTCCAACCGCGGCAATCTATGTCAACCCCGATGACGGCTGCGGCTGCGCCGCCTATATCATCAACAACTGGATCGCCAGGCTCCGCGGCAAGGCCCCGTCCTCCTGCGGCTGTTGA
- the hgcA gene encoding mercury methylation corrinoid protein HgcA, translating into MSTQFQQQILPLRQLLPLHQTPPEIPDAPCUGPKPPPRSSGNERAGYAILPFVEGFIDTPAGPVPRVAAALSLRDGLGTIGARTGLTRNNYKITPGLYCLGEPDDKSPVLVTANYKLSFDALRRELGGLALWILVIDTRGINVWCAAGKGTFSAEEIAYQVQRAQLDKVVSHRELILPQLSANGVAAHDLKRLCGFRGRFGPILAADLPEFLRRGEASEAMRTVTFTLRERAVLIPLEICLIWKQLAISAVVFFLLSGISPDIFSFDMALGRGAVLLIATLAAILAGAVATPLLLPWLPFRQFWLKGAVAGGLAGAVLLAGLHGIHGGEMAAIFLWVSGCSAFLAMNFTGSTPFTSLSGVAKEMRHGLAFQIGSTTLAFLLWLAGPFVS; encoded by the coding sequence GTGAGCACCCAGTTCCAACAACAGATACTCCCCTTGCGCCAGCTTTTGCCCCTGCACCAGACACCACCGGAAATCCCCGATGCACCCTGCTGAGGGCCAAAACCGCCGCCACGGTCCAGTGGCAATGAACGCGCCGGTTATGCCATCCTCCCCTTCGTCGAGGGTTTTATCGACACTCCGGCCGGTCCCGTGCCACGGGTTGCCGCCGCCCTTTCGCTGCGCGATGGTCTCGGCACCATAGGCGCCCGCACCGGCCTTACCCGCAACAACTATAAGATTACCCCCGGCCTCTACTGCCTGGGTGAACCGGATGACAAGTCGCCGGTGCTGGTTACCGCCAACTACAAGCTCAGTTTTGACGCCCTGCGCCGGGAACTCGGCGGGCTTGCCCTGTGGATCTTGGTCATCGACACCCGGGGTATCAATGTCTGGTGCGCCGCCGGTAAGGGCACCTTCTCCGCCGAGGAGATCGCCTATCAGGTGCAGCGAGCGCAACTCGACAAGGTCGTCAGCCATAGAGAACTGATCCTGCCCCAGCTCTCGGCCAACGGTGTTGCCGCCCATGATCTCAAACGGCTGTGCGGCTTCAGGGGCCGGTTCGGGCCGATATTGGCGGCCGATCTGCCGGAATTCCTCCGCCGGGGCGAGGCTAGCGAGGCGATGCGCACCGTCACCTTTACCCTGCGCGAACGGGCGGTCCTTATTCCTCTGGAAATCTGCCTGATCTGGAAACAGCTGGCGATCTCCGCGGTGGTATTTTTCTTACTGTCGGGAATATCGCCGGACATTTTCTCGTTTGATATGGCCCTTGGCCGCGGCGCTGTCCTGCTTATTGCCACCCTTGCGGCAATCCTTGCCGGGGCGGTGGCCACGCCGCTGCTCCTGCCGTGGCTGCCGTTTCGCCAGTTCTGGCTGAAGGGTGCGGTGGCCGGCGGACTGGCCGGAGCCGTGCTCCTTGCCGGCCTGCACGGGATACACGGCGGCGAGATGGCGGCAATCTTTCTCTGGGTCAGTGGTTGTTCGGCCTTTCTGGCGATGAATTTTACCGGTTCAACACCCTTCACCTCGCTGTCCGGGGTAGCAAAAGAGATGCGCCACGGCCTGGCCTTTCAAATCGGTTCGACGACCCTCGCCTTCCTGCTCTGGCTGGCCGGTCCGTTCGTGTCGTAA